A genome region from Hymenobacter tibetensis includes the following:
- a CDS encoding prolyl oligopeptidase family serine peptidase gives MQKRLFPALALVMLAGCRSSQTYSPVPESSSISASFRIPVQYPATRKADQVDDYFGTPVPDPYRWLENPDSPETKAWVEAQNKTSFGYLEKIPFRDKIRERLTTIWNYERFGVPQEEGGQLYFSKNDGLQNQAVLYTQQDGQEGQPDVLLDPNKLSADGTTALAGTFFSNDHQYMAYATSGGGSDWQKYKVMDLKTRQPLTDELNWVKVSGAAWYKDGFFYSRYDAPKSGENSLAGKNEFHKVYYHKLGTAQAKDQLVYEDPKMALGFRMVGTTEDERFLVLYLTDGKADGNRLSVRDLTDPKQADTFTPLISSYTHNNSVVGNIGGQLLVLTNYKAPRYRVVLIDPKKPQEANWKEVLPQTEQKLEGVDQVGGYLVASYLKDASSNIKVYTEKGEFKHDVALPAIGTAAGFGGKRDAKTVYYAFTSFTYPTTIYKYDLASNTSTVFRAPKVDVKPEDYVTTQVFYASKDGTKIPMFITHKKGLKLNGKNPTYLYAYGGFNVSLTPSFSVARMLWLENGGILAVPNLRGGGEYGEAWHKAGMTPNKQNVFDDFIAAADYLKVQGYTSTEKLAIAGGSNGGLLVGATMTQRPDLCGVAFPAVGVMDMLRYQKFTIGWNWAPEYGTSDTYGQFQNLYKFSPLHNLKPAAYPATMITTADHDDRVVPAHSFKFAAALQVANTGPRPQLIRVDVNAGHGAGKSTKLQIEEWADVWSFAYQNMGINPYKK, from the coding sequence ATGCAAAAACGATTATTTCCGGCGCTGGCCTTGGTGATGCTCGCGGGCTGCCGCTCGTCGCAAACCTACTCGCCGGTACCCGAGAGTTCTTCTATCTCCGCATCTTTTCGCATACCCGTGCAATATCCCGCAACTCGCAAAGCCGACCAAGTAGACGACTACTTTGGTACTCCCGTGCCGGACCCTTACCGCTGGCTGGAAAACCCCGACTCCCCAGAAACCAAAGCCTGGGTGGAAGCCCAGAACAAAACCTCTTTCGGCTACCTGGAGAAGATTCCGTTTCGCGACAAAATCCGGGAGCGGCTCACGACCATCTGGAACTACGAACGGTTTGGCGTGCCACAAGAGGAAGGCGGACAGTTGTATTTCTCGAAAAATGACGGCCTTCAAAACCAAGCAGTGCTGTACACCCAGCAAGATGGGCAGGAAGGCCAACCCGATGTGCTACTCGACCCTAATAAGCTTTCGGCGGACGGTACCACGGCGCTGGCCGGCACTTTCTTCTCCAACGACCACCAGTACATGGCCTATGCCACCAGCGGCGGCGGTTCCGATTGGCAGAAGTACAAGGTGATGGATTTGAAAACGCGTCAGCCGCTAACCGATGAGCTGAACTGGGTGAAAGTATCAGGAGCAGCGTGGTACAAAGACGGCTTCTTTTATAGCCGCTACGATGCGCCAAAGTCCGGCGAGAACAGCTTGGCCGGAAAAAACGAGTTTCATAAGGTGTACTACCACAAGCTGGGCACCGCCCAGGCGAAAGACCAACTGGTGTACGAGGACCCCAAGATGGCGCTGGGCTTCCGAATGGTGGGCACCACCGAAGACGAACGGTTCCTGGTGCTCTACCTTACCGATGGCAAGGCCGACGGCAACCGCCTCTCCGTTCGGGACCTAACCGACCCTAAGCAGGCCGATACGTTTACGCCGCTCATCAGTAGCTACACGCATAACAACTCGGTGGTCGGCAACATTGGTGGCCAGCTGCTGGTGCTCACCAACTACAAAGCACCGCGCTACCGGGTAGTGCTCATCGACCCCAAAAAGCCGCAGGAGGCGAACTGGAAGGAAGTGCTGCCCCAAACCGAGCAAAAGCTGGAAGGCGTTGATCAGGTAGGAGGCTATTTGGTGGCTTCGTATTTGAAAGATGCCAGCAGCAACATCAAAGTGTACACCGAGAAAGGCGAGTTCAAGCACGATGTAGCCCTGCCCGCCATTGGTACGGCAGCTGGGTTTGGAGGCAAGCGCGATGCCAAAACGGTGTATTACGCCTTCACCTCGTTCACATACCCTACCACCATCTATAAGTACGACCTCGCCAGCAACACCAGCACGGTATTTCGGGCCCCCAAAGTAGATGTGAAGCCCGAAGACTACGTGACCACGCAGGTGTTCTACGCCAGCAAAGACGGCACCAAGATTCCGATGTTCATCACCCATAAGAAGGGGTTGAAGCTGAACGGAAAAAACCCCACGTACCTCTATGCATACGGCGGGTTCAACGTTTCGCTTACGCCTTCCTTCTCGGTGGCGCGCATGCTGTGGCTGGAAAACGGCGGCATCCTAGCCGTGCCGAACCTGCGGGGCGGTGGCGAGTACGGCGAAGCCTGGCACAAAGCCGGCATGACCCCCAACAAGCAAAACGTATTCGACGACTTTATTGCGGCCGCCGACTACCTAAAGGTGCAGGGCTACACCAGCACTGAAAAGCTGGCTATTGCCGGCGGCTCGAACGGTGGCTTGCTGGTGGGCGCCACCATGACCCAGCGCCCCGACCTCTGCGGCGTGGCTTTTCCTGCGGTGGGCGTGATGGATATGCTGCGCTACCAGAAGTTCACCATCGGCTGGAACTGGGCGCCGGAATACGGCACCTCCGATACCTACGGGCAGTTTCAGAACCTTTATAAGTTCTCGCCACTGCATAACCTGAAGCCGGCTGCCTACCCCGCCACCATGATAACCACCGCCGACCACGACGACCGGGTGGTGCCCGCGCACTCCTTTAAGTTTGCGGCTGCGCTGCAAGTTGCCAACACTGGCCCCCGGCCCCAACTGATTCGGGTAGATGTGAATGCCGGCCACGGCGCGGGCAAAAGCACTAAACTCCAGATAGAGGAATGGGCCGATGTGTGGTCGTTTGCATACCAGAACATGGGCATCAACCCGTATAAGAAATAA
- a CDS encoding GNAT family N-acetyltransferase, giving the protein MNIRRGREADLPQVLALIQELAVYERAPHEVTNTLADMQRDGFGPDSIFKFFVAEQPDASIVGIALYYTAYSTWKGRMLFLEDLVVTEQLRGTGVGKQLFDAVVAEARHTGANRMKWQVLNWNEPAIGFYKKVGANLDPEWLNGNLNAEQLQAYGGMVVPA; this is encoded by the coding sequence ATGAATATTCGTCGTGGCCGCGAGGCCGATTTGCCCCAGGTGCTGGCGCTCATCCAAGAACTAGCCGTGTATGAGCGCGCCCCGCACGAAGTCACGAACACGCTGGCCGATATGCAGCGCGACGGCTTCGGACCGGATTCTATCTTCAAGTTTTTTGTGGCCGAGCAGCCCGATGCCTCTATTGTGGGTATTGCGCTATACTACACGGCGTATTCCACCTGGAAAGGCCGGATGCTGTTTTTGGAAGACTTGGTGGTGACCGAGCAACTGCGCGGCACTGGCGTTGGCAAGCAGCTGTTTGATGCAGTAGTGGCCGAAGCGCGCCATACCGGCGCCAACCGTATGAAGTGGCAGGTCCTGAACTGGAACGAGCCCGCCATTGGCTTCTACAAGAAAGTAGGAGCCAACCTCGACCCTGAATGGCTGAATGGCAACCTCAACGCCGAACAATTGCAAGCCTACGGCGGGATGGTGGTACCGGCGTAA
- a CDS encoding DUF4286 family protein codes for MILYNVTTSLDPEIAEQWVSYMRDTHMPEVMATGFFVRSQLCRLLNEEDDGITYAAQYYCVSLEQLEEYQAVAAPALRKDIEAQFGGRYASFRTMLEVVS; via the coding sequence ATGATACTGTACAACGTTACGACCAGCCTCGATCCGGAAATTGCCGAGCAGTGGGTGTCCTACATGCGCGACACCCATATGCCAGAGGTAATGGCTACGGGCTTTTTCGTACGCAGCCAGCTGTGCCGTTTGCTTAATGAAGAAGACGACGGCATTACTTACGCCGCACAATACTATTGCGTGAGCCTAGAACAGCTAGAGGAATACCAAGCCGTAGCGGCTCCAGCCCTCCGCAAAGACATTGAAGCTCAGTTCGGTGGCCGATACGCTTCGTTCCGCACCATGCTGGAAGTGGTAAGCTAA
- a CDS encoding DUF6526 family protein, with translation MAAEPTKNKPMLYPWHHFVLLPALLVVTIYAIRRYVAVAGDDSEDSRLWFTLMALAVVSFGVLLLLRQHYALTLQDRIIRLEVRQQYFEATGQSLRPLENKLKLSQILALRFAGNAELPGLVQAAISENLSSKDIQARIQEFHFDHMRV, from the coding sequence ATGGCTGCTGAACCCACCAAGAATAAGCCCATGCTGTATCCATGGCATCATTTCGTTCTGCTACCGGCCCTGCTGGTTGTTACTATCTATGCCATCCGCCGGTACGTGGCCGTAGCTGGCGACGACTCCGAGGATTCCCGGCTTTGGTTTACCTTGATGGCCCTGGCCGTCGTCAGCTTTGGGGTGCTGTTGCTGCTGCGCCAGCACTATGCCCTCACGCTACAGGACCGCATCATCCGGCTGGAGGTGCGGCAGCAATACTTTGAAGCCACTGGCCAAAGCTTACGACCACTGGAAAACAAGTTGAAACTGAGCCAGATCCTAGCGTTGCGCTTCGCGGGCAATGCAGAACTGCCTGGCTTAGTACAGGCGGCTATCAGCGAAAACCTTTCCTCGAAAGATATTCAGGCCCGCATCCAGGAGTTTCATTTCGACCACATGCGCGTCTGA
- a CDS encoding MFS transporter — MSVASPHSPAPKTAALLSAVVIVASLGYFVDIYDLVLFSIVRVESLKGLGVTEPAAITEQGQYLLSMQMGGMLLGGILWGILGDKRGRLSVLFGSILMYSLANIANGFVETVDQYAWLRLIAGVGLAGELGAGITLVAESLPKEKRGYGTMIVASVGVSGAMVAYLVGQYFGWRNAYFIGGGLGLALLALRAGVFESGMFEQAKREGVERGNFASLFTNGPRLAKYLRCLFLGVPFWFLVGILITMAPEFGQEFGVQGAVTGGLSIFWTYFGLTLGDFASGTLSQVFKSRNRTLQLFIASCAAMVGFYLYGLHGASTTLFYFVCFMIGFTGGFWALFVTVSAEQFGTNLRSTVATTAPNFARGAIVLINPAFSALKPSLGITGAATVIGVVTLVLAFYSASTLPESYGKELDYVE, encoded by the coding sequence ATGTCTGTTGCCAGTCCCCACTCTCCCGCCCCTAAAACAGCCGCTCTGCTAAGCGCCGTAGTCATCGTGGCTTCCTTGGGCTACTTCGTTGATATATACGACTTGGTCCTGTTTAGTATTGTGCGAGTGGAGAGCCTGAAGGGCCTGGGAGTTACGGAGCCAGCCGCCATCACCGAGCAAGGCCAGTACTTGCTTAGCATGCAAATGGGCGGTATGCTGCTGGGTGGCATCCTCTGGGGCATACTAGGCGACAAGCGGGGGCGGCTGTCGGTGCTGTTCGGCTCTATTCTGATGTATTCACTGGCCAATATTGCCAACGGCTTTGTTGAAACTGTCGATCAATACGCGTGGCTGCGCCTGATTGCGGGCGTGGGCTTAGCGGGTGAGCTTGGCGCGGGCATTACGTTGGTAGCCGAGAGTTTGCCCAAAGAAAAGCGCGGCTATGGCACTATGATAGTGGCGTCGGTAGGTGTGTCGGGCGCAATGGTGGCGTACTTGGTGGGGCAGTATTTCGGCTGGCGCAACGCCTATTTTATTGGGGGCGGCTTGGGGCTGGCGCTGTTGGCCTTGCGGGCGGGCGTGTTCGAGTCGGGCATGTTCGAGCAGGCGAAGCGCGAAGGCGTAGAACGAGGCAATTTTGCCAGCTTGTTCACAAACGGCCCCCGGCTGGCCAAGTACTTGCGCTGCCTGTTTCTGGGCGTGCCATTCTGGTTTCTGGTGGGCATCCTTATCACCATGGCGCCTGAGTTCGGCCAAGAGTTTGGGGTGCAAGGCGCCGTAACGGGCGGGCTAAGCATTTTCTGGACCTATTTCGGGCTAACCCTCGGCGACTTCGCCAGCGGCACTCTTAGCCAGGTTTTCAAGAGCCGCAACCGTACGTTGCAGCTCTTTATAGCGTCTTGCGCTGCTATGGTGGGCTTTTACTTGTATGGGCTGCATGGTGCCAGCACCACTCTGTTTTACTTTGTGTGCTTTATGATAGGCTTCACGGGGGGCTTCTGGGCGCTGTTCGTGACGGTGTCGGCCGAGCAGTTTGGTACCAATCTGCGCTCTACGGTGGCTACTACGGCGCCCAACTTTGCCCGCGGCGCTATTGTGCTCATCAACCCAGCTTTTTCGGCGCTCAAGCCTTCGTTGGGTATCACGGGTGCCGCCACCGTTATCGGCGTCGTGACGTTGGTCCTCGCCTTCTACAGTGCCAGCACCCTACCCGAAAGCTATGGCAAAGAATTGGATTATGTGGAGTAA
- a CDS encoding helix-turn-helix domain-containing protein, protein MRHNLMREVTPLTQSDCFTLFSRVKKEFNFPLHYHEEFELNFIVNAAGAKRIVGDHIEVIEDLELVLIGPNLGHAWFTHQCRSEEIREVTIQFHKDLLEDRFLHKNQLSFIRQMLENAQRGILFSREATERLRGRLQSLEQKTGFDSVLELLSILHDLSTSRNMRTLSDSTFNSEQFNYNSRRIEKVFEYMHANYSQPITLAEVAKLASMPEVSFSRFIKKRTGSTFIDSLNEIRLGHATRMLIDTTHNVAEVAYKCGFNNISNFNRIFKKKKGCTPREFRQSFSGTRIFI, encoded by the coding sequence ATGCGCCACAACCTAATGCGGGAGGTAACTCCCCTCACGCAAAGCGACTGTTTCACGTTGTTTTCGCGCGTGAAAAAGGAGTTCAACTTTCCGCTGCACTACCACGAGGAGTTCGAGTTGAACTTCATCGTGAATGCCGCCGGTGCCAAGCGCATCGTCGGCGACCATATCGAAGTGATTGAGGACTTGGAACTGGTGCTGATAGGCCCCAACCTGGGCCACGCCTGGTTTACGCACCAATGCCGCAGCGAGGAAATTCGGGAAGTGACCATTCAGTTTCATAAAGACCTCCTGGAAGACCGGTTTCTGCACAAAAATCAGCTCAGCTTTATCCGGCAGATGCTCGAAAATGCCCAGCGCGGTATTCTGTTCTCGCGCGAGGCTACGGAGCGCTTGCGCGGGCGGCTTCAGTCATTGGAACAAAAAACCGGTTTCGACTCGGTACTGGAGCTGCTTTCCATCCTGCACGACCTCTCCACCTCGCGCAACATGCGCACCCTTTCCGACTCCACCTTCAATAGTGAGCAGTTCAACTACAACAGCCGCCGCATCGAGAAGGTATTTGAGTACATGCACGCTAACTACAGCCAACCCATTACGCTGGCGGAAGTAGCCAAGCTGGCCAGTATGCCGGAAGTATCCTTTAGCCGGTTCATCAAGAAGCGGACCGGCAGCACCTTTATTGATAGCCTCAACGAAATCCGGCTGGGCCATGCCACTCGCATGCTGATCGACACCACCCATAATGTGGCAGAAGTAGCCTACAAGTGCGGTTTCAACAACATTTCTAACTTCAACCGCATCTTCAAAAAGAAGAAAGGCTGCACGCCACGGGAGTTTCGGCAGAGCTTTTCCGGCACCCGCATCTTCATCTGA